One part of the Spiribacter salinus M19-40 genome encodes these proteins:
- a CDS encoding sarcosine oxidase subunit beta family protein translates to MSNVGGTARMRYSLWNLARQALRGHRGWQPAWRDAEPQRHYDVIIIGGGGHGLATAYYLARDHNVGRIAVLEKGWLGGGNTGRNTTIVRSNYMLGDNTDFYEWGMKLWESLSQDLNFNVMLSQRGQFNLAHSDAQMDAARRRGNIMRAHGIDAELVDRQVVQEALPHLDFRDEARFPIYGALYQGRAGTARHDAVAWGYARAADAYGVDIIQNCEVTGYTFEGERVTGVETSRGQIGAGRVGLAVAGNTGRLAGMAGLRLPIESHVLQAFVSESVKPCLDHVVGFGAGHFYISQSDKGGLVFGGDLDGYNSYAQRGNLPLLEDVLTSGVALMPWLSRVRLLRHWGGVMDMTMDGSPIIAPTPVEGLYLNGGWCYGGFKATPASGWCFAHLLAEGESHPLTRDFTLERFGLGDQLDEKGMGPSPWAH, encoded by the coding sequence ATGAGCAATGTCGGGGGCACGGCCCGGATGCGCTACTCGTTATGGAATCTCGCCCGTCAGGCTCTGCGTGGCCATCGCGGCTGGCAGCCGGCGTGGCGCGATGCAGAGCCCCAGCGCCATTACGATGTCATTATTATCGGCGGTGGCGGCCATGGGCTTGCGACCGCCTATTACCTGGCCCGCGATCACAATGTCGGGCGTATCGCTGTGCTGGAGAAAGGCTGGCTGGGCGGCGGTAATACCGGCCGAAACACCACGATTGTTCGCTCGAATTACATGCTCGGTGATAACACCGACTTTTACGAATGGGGCATGAAGCTCTGGGAGAGCCTCTCTCAGGATCTCAACTTCAACGTGATGCTATCTCAGCGCGGGCAGTTCAATCTGGCGCACAGCGACGCGCAGATGGATGCTGCGCGACGGCGCGGTAATATCATGCGGGCCCATGGCATCGATGCCGAACTGGTCGATCGTCAGGTGGTTCAGGAAGCCCTACCCCACCTCGATTTTCGCGATGAAGCCCGGTTCCCGATTTACGGCGCGCTCTACCAGGGCCGTGCTGGTACCGCCCGACACGATGCTGTCGCCTGGGGATACGCGCGAGCGGCAGACGCCTACGGCGTTGATATCATTCAGAATTGTGAGGTGACCGGTTATACCTTCGAGGGTGAGCGCGTGACCGGCGTTGAGACGAGCCGCGGGCAGATTGGCGCCGGGCGTGTGGGCTTGGCCGTGGCCGGTAACACGGGGCGACTGGCGGGTATGGCGGGCCTTCGACTGCCTATCGAGAGCCATGTCCTGCAAGCCTTCGTCAGCGAGTCGGTCAAGCCTTGCCTGGATCATGTGGTGGGTTTTGGTGCAGGACACTTCTACATCAGCCAGTCCGACAAGGGCGGACTGGTGTTTGGCGGGGACCTCGATGGCTATAACTCCTATGCGCAGCGCGGCAACTTGCCGTTGCTCGAGGATGTGCTGACCAGCGGGGTTGCGCTTATGCCCTGGCTGTCACGGGTGCGCCTGCTGCGTCACTGGGGTGGCGTCATGGACATGACCATGGATGGCAGTCCGATCATCGCGCCAACCCCGGTGGAGGGGCTCTACCTGAATGGGGGCTGGTGCTACGGCGGTTTCAAGGCAACGCCAGCCTCGGGCTGGTGCTTTGCGCATTTGCTTGCCGAAGGCGAGTCACACCCATTGACCCGAGATTTCACCCTCGAGCGCTTTGGGCTGGGGGATCAGCTGGATGAGAAGGGCATGGGCCCCAGTCCCTGGGCGCATTAG
- a CDS encoding aldehyde dehydrogenase family protein encodes MIARHFIGGRWSDAGARIEVEDPGTGEAIGEVVLADGETVDEAVMAADACHRSGALTGPRPAYRLSLMLRMAGAIREVTEQGAEILCRESGKPLSDARGEFEEAARYFEYYGGMADKLEGRSIPLGENYFDWTVREPHGVSAHVVPWNFPVGLAARSLAAGLAAGNCIVIKSPELAPLGLTVLVEALANADLPAGAINLVSGYGRETGEALIRHPMVRHIVFTGSVPTGRAILHAAAERIVPSVMELGGKSAGIVHADADIDTVVASVESGVFFNAGQVCSAMSRLLVHDSLHDELAHAIRQRAEALRIGHGLEDPDLTPLISADQLDRVEQLCSSGLRDGATAITGGQRIDRAGHFMQPTVFTDVRASMAIAKEEIFGPALSLLRFRTTDEAVAMANDTDYGLVAGVFGRDLDRTLDTARQLDAGQVFVNEWFAGGVETPFGGTGLSGYGREKGLEALDNHLRTRNIAVRLNR; translated from the coding sequence ATGATTGCTCGCCACTTTATCGGCGGCAGATGGTCGGACGCTGGTGCACGGATAGAAGTGGAAGATCCTGGTACGGGTGAAGCGATAGGTGAGGTTGTTCTCGCTGATGGCGAGACAGTTGACGAGGCCGTTATGGCCGCAGATGCCTGTCATAGAAGCGGTGCGCTGACGGGACCGCGTCCGGCCTATCGGCTCTCATTAATGCTGCGGATGGCCGGAGCCATCCGTGAGGTAACAGAGCAGGGTGCCGAAATTTTGTGCCGCGAGTCAGGTAAACCCCTTAGCGATGCGCGTGGCGAGTTCGAAGAGGCGGCACGCTATTTTGAATATTACGGCGGCATGGCCGATAAGCTGGAAGGCCGCTCTATTCCGCTTGGCGAGAACTATTTTGATTGGACTGTTCGGGAACCTCATGGTGTATCGGCTCATGTCGTGCCCTGGAATTTCCCGGTTGGCCTTGCTGCGCGTTCCCTTGCTGCGGGGCTTGCCGCCGGCAATTGCATCGTCATCAAATCCCCTGAGCTGGCCCCGTTGGGACTCACTGTTCTTGTGGAGGCATTGGCTAACGCCGATTTGCCGGCGGGCGCAATCAATCTTGTCAGTGGCTACGGACGCGAGACGGGCGAAGCCCTGATCCGTCATCCGATGGTCCGGCATATCGTGTTTACCGGCTCAGTACCGACTGGCCGCGCCATTCTGCATGCGGCCGCTGAGCGAATTGTGCCAAGCGTCATGGAACTGGGCGGAAAATCAGCCGGCATTGTCCATGCAGATGCGGACATCGATACGGTAGTCGCGAGCGTGGAGAGCGGTGTTTTTTTTAACGCCGGGCAAGTTTGCTCAGCGATGTCGCGTCTGCTTGTGCATGATTCACTGCACGACGAACTGGCCCACGCAATTCGTCAGCGTGCGGAAGCGCTGCGCATTGGTCATGGACTGGAAGACCCTGACCTGACGCCTCTTATCTCTGCAGATCAGCTGGATCGTGTCGAGCAACTCTGCAGCAGCGGGCTTCGCGATGGGGCAACAGCCATAACGGGCGGTCAGCGGATCGATCGAGCGGGTCACTTTATGCAACCTACAGTCTTCACGGATGTCCGCGCGTCAATGGCGATTGCTAAGGAAGAGATTTTTGGACCCGCTTTGTCGTTGCTGCGTTTCCGGACGACTGATGAGGCGGTTGCGATGGCCAACGACACCGATTACGGACTGGTCGCAGGCGTGTTTGGTCGAGATCTCGATCGAACACTCGATACAGCGCGGCAACTGGATGCCGGGCAGGTTTTCGTTAATGAGTGGTTCGCGGGAGGGGTGGAAACGCCCTTTGGCGGGACAGGATTGTCCGGCTATGGCCGTGAGAAAGGATTGGAGGCGCTCGATAATCATTTGCGGACGCGCAACATCGCCGTTCGGCTTAATCGCTAA
- a CDS encoding aromatic ring-hydroxylating oxygenase subunit alpha — translation MAQSDSALSDQIFAVLRETATARGLPNDFYVEHGSIALEKERIFSKTWSGLGFASDIPEPGDAKPVDWLGVPLLMVRDQKGRVHVHHNVCSHRGRQLLDGPCRLKASIRCPYHSWNYGFDGALLGTPHIGGVNVHESEGFDRAANALRSVPSAVWCDVVFVNLSGDAGPFEDFIAPVMARWHKYWGGSGPDELRSGAGDTQTTLDVASNWKLAVENYCESYHLPFVHPDLNSFSRLEDHYEVFDDDGASFAGQGTRVYNLAEVAGTRLPRLESWPQALQREAEYLALYPNLLIGLQADHFFAVLLEPISEAHTREHVRLLFVGDGATDSAYAEAREKTLASWENVFSEDISMVEGMQRGRHSPAYQGGVFSPVMDGPTHHFHRWVARRLAPGDEPPEVLAG, via the coding sequence ATGGCCCAGTCTGATTCTGCCTTAAGTGATCAGATTTTCGCCGTGCTGCGAGAGACCGCGACGGCCCGCGGGTTGCCGAATGATTTCTATGTTGAGCATGGCTCTATCGCGCTCGAAAAGGAGCGAATCTTTTCAAAAACTTGGAGTGGTCTTGGCTTCGCGTCGGATATCCCCGAGCCTGGCGATGCTAAGCCGGTGGATTGGTTGGGCGTGCCTCTGTTGATGGTCCGTGATCAAAAAGGGCGGGTCCATGTCCACCACAATGTTTGCAGTCATCGGGGGCGTCAGTTGCTCGATGGACCCTGTCGGCTGAAGGCCAGCATTCGTTGCCCGTATCACTCGTGGAACTACGGTTTTGATGGCGCTTTGTTGGGTACGCCGCATATCGGCGGGGTCAACGTGCATGAGAGCGAGGGATTTGATCGCGCAGCTAACGCCTTACGGTCGGTACCCAGTGCTGTCTGGTGTGACGTTGTCTTCGTCAATCTTTCTGGAGATGCCGGTCCGTTCGAGGATTTTATCGCTCCTGTCATGGCACGTTGGCATAAGTATTGGGGTGGTTCAGGGCCTGACGAGCTGAGGTCTGGCGCGGGGGATACTCAGACCACACTCGATGTCGCCTCGAACTGGAAGCTTGCGGTTGAGAATTATTGCGAGTCCTATCATTTGCCTTTCGTGCATCCTGATCTCAATAGCTTTTCCCGGCTTGAGGACCATTATGAGGTCTTTGATGACGACGGCGCGTCATTCGCAGGGCAGGGCACAAGAGTCTATAACCTCGCTGAGGTAGCCGGCACACGCCTGCCTCGGCTGGAGTCTTGGCCGCAGGCGCTCCAGCGAGAAGCGGAATACCTGGCGCTTTACCCGAACCTGCTCATTGGACTTCAGGCCGACCACTTTTTTGCGGTTCTCCTCGAGCCCATTTCCGAGGCGCACACACGTGAACACGTGAGGCTTCTGTTCGTTGGTGATGGGGCAACGGACTCTGCCTACGCGGAGGCTCGAGAGAAGACCTTGGCGTCTTGGGAAAACGTCTTCAGCGAAGACATCTCTATGGTTGAGGGTATGCAGCGAGGGCGCCACTCGCCGGCTTATCAAGGTGGTGTGTTTTCACCCGTGATGGATGGCCCGACGCATCATTTTCATCGCTGGGTAGCTCGTCGCTTGGCGCCCGGTGATGAGCCGCCGGAGGTACTCGCGGGATGA
- a CDS encoding EamA family transporter yields MPVLLVAFGAFQWGLSGGLASILMDAGWSPQVVTFWRVVVGLLCMGAWVLWRVASGVRREFGWRLVAWSSLAGFGVAGNLVYYFLSISAGSVAVAITLMYTAPVMVYLVSFLLRTERPTIGSGLVILATMVGIVLMTGVYTGSSPRLTAFAVTSGLLSAASYALFIFAFKSAGQHGSTPAALSVAFTASVIALAPLLDWAEVARVPASPDAWLFLLFGLMGAGLSFFCYFTGLRGVLPSTAAVTAMVEPATATLFGVLLLGQLLRPTEAMGVAVILIAVTWLNVQRQLAQRRRRLEQEA; encoded by the coding sequence ATGCCGGTGCTGCTCGTTGCCTTTGGCGCTTTCCAATGGGGGCTATCGGGTGGGCTGGCCAGCATCCTCATGGACGCGGGCTGGTCGCCGCAGGTCGTGACCTTCTGGCGGGTGGTTGTCGGGCTGCTGTGCATGGGGGCCTGGGTGCTCTGGCGGGTGGCGAGTGGGGTGCGACGCGAATTCGGATGGCGTCTTGTCGCCTGGTCGAGCCTTGCCGGGTTCGGTGTGGCAGGTAATCTGGTCTATTATTTCCTGAGCATTAGCGCTGGCAGCGTCGCGGTCGCAATCACCCTGATGTATACCGCGCCCGTCATGGTCTATCTCGTCTCTTTTCTACTGCGCACTGAGCGGCCAACGATCGGTAGCGGGCTGGTTATCCTCGCCACCATGGTTGGAATCGTGCTGATGACCGGTGTCTATACGGGATCATCTCCCCGACTGACTGCGTTTGCAGTAACCAGCGGTCTGCTCTCGGCCGCGTCCTACGCCCTGTTCATCTTCGCCTTTAAATCAGCAGGCCAGCATGGCTCAACACCGGCAGCGCTATCGGTCGCCTTTACCGCCTCGGTGATTGCTTTGGCGCCGCTGCTGGATTGGGCTGAAGTGGCGCGCGTGCCAGCCTCGCCTGATGCGTGGTTGTTTCTGCTTTTCGGGTTGATGGGCGCGGGGCTGTCGTTTTTTTGTTACTTCACGGGTCTACGGGGCGTGCTGCCGTCGACTGCCGCCGTGACGGCCATGGTGGAGCCGGCGACAGCGACACTGTTTGGTGTGCTGCTACTCGGTCAGTTGCTCAGGCCCACGGAAGCAATGGGCGTTGCCGTGATCCTGATTGCTGTGACTTGGCTGAATGTCCAGCGCCAGCTGGCACAACGTCGAAGACGGCTTGAACAAGAAGCCTGA
- a CDS encoding NAD(P)/FAD-dependent oxidoreductase has protein sequence MKLPENARVVIIGAGIHGLSTAWHLAREFRASGQGSGGDIVVLDKTSIAAGASGIACGVVRNNYYQPAMRELMAHSVEVWESDPAAFHYHPVGYLQISPEVMREDVASIAEQQASIGYESVFIEGERASHAYMRELFDDWQAPGTTSVLHEKRGGYAHNGASIRGLADKAEAEGVQIITGVSVAGFRRDESGALTAVHTDVGDIETDYVVLAVGPWIERFWTMLDLPQKITVRDTEGVEHPDVPMWTFWSLQEGTLGLDPGVQRTSSGEMPPVVHVDSDEPLYSAEDGSLITDSMWGIYYKPDFNFGGIQGGASPFPIDRPAAEVAVDPYGPASPDFIVGESFAHMWTSALGFCQTRFRGTLNQFRREPSGGIGCFTPDNFPVFDVVHDNCYVIADSNHGYKMIGVGALVAQEIMGRAQALLAPFRFGRYDSGDLHPTSNSPFPWS, from the coding sequence ATGAAACTGCCCGAAAACGCACGCGTTGTAATCATTGGTGCCGGTATCCACGGCCTTAGTACCGCTTGGCATCTAGCGCGTGAGTTCCGTGCCAGCGGCCAGGGGAGCGGTGGGGATATTGTGGTGCTGGATAAGACAAGCATTGCCGCGGGTGCATCCGGGATCGCGTGCGGCGTCGTTCGCAATAATTATTACCAGCCCGCGATGCGAGAACTGATGGCCCACAGTGTCGAGGTTTGGGAAAGCGATCCAGCGGCCTTCCATTACCACCCAGTCGGCTATTTACAAATCAGCCCGGAGGTGATGCGTGAGGATGTCGCGAGTATCGCGGAGCAGCAGGCGTCTATCGGTTACGAATCGGTGTTTATCGAAGGCGAGCGCGCTTCCCATGCCTACATGCGTGAGCTGTTTGACGACTGGCAAGCGCCAGGTACGACGTCGGTGCTGCACGAAAAGCGAGGAGGATATGCGCACAATGGGGCATCTATCCGTGGACTTGCGGATAAGGCTGAGGCGGAAGGTGTGCAAATCATCACCGGGGTTTCAGTAGCGGGATTTCGGAGGGACGAATCGGGTGCTCTAACGGCGGTGCATACGGATGTCGGTGATATTGAGACAGATTATGTCGTCTTGGCAGTAGGTCCCTGGATCGAGAGATTCTGGACGATGCTGGACTTGCCGCAGAAGATAACAGTCCGAGACACTGAGGGCGTAGAGCATCCGGATGTGCCGATGTGGACTTTCTGGAGCTTACAGGAGGGAACACTCGGGCTGGATCCGGGGGTTCAGAGGACCTCTAGCGGTGAAATGCCGCCTGTTGTTCATGTTGACTCGGACGAGCCATTGTATTCCGCTGAAGATGGCTCATTAATTACAGATTCCATGTGGGGGATCTATTACAAGCCTGATTTCAACTTTGGCGGTATACAAGGCGGTGCATCGCCATTTCCTATCGATCGCCCAGCGGCTGAGGTGGCGGTCGATCCGTATGGTCCGGCCTCCCCGGATTTCATCGTCGGCGAGTCATTCGCGCACATGTGGACATCAGCGCTCGGGTTTTGCCAAACACGCTTTCGAGGCACGCTGAATCAGTTTCGTCGTGAGCCATCCGGCGGTATCGGCTGCTTCACGCCCGATAATTTCCCAGTCTTCGATGTGGTGCACGACAATTGTTATGTAATCGCAGATTCTAATCATGGCTACAAAATGATCGGCGTTGGAGCGCTCGTGGCCCAGGAAATCATGGGTCGTGCTCAGGCCCTGCTGGCGCCATTTCGCTTTGGCCGATATGACTCGGGTGATTTACATCCAACCTCGAATAGCCCGTTTCCGTGGAGTTGA
- a CDS encoding sarcosine oxidase subunit delta has product MRIHCPFCGERDEHEFSYGGDAMRLRPDESNTDQTCWSAYVFLRDNPRGWHQEYWQHVHGCRAWICVTRNTMSHEVRRVCSAQERVKELRAEASQ; this is encoded by the coding sequence ATGCGAATTCATTGTCCTTTCTGCGGTGAACGCGATGAGCACGAATTCAGCTATGGCGGAGATGCCATGCGACTTCGGCCCGATGAGTCAAATACCGATCAAACCTGCTGGTCGGCGTATGTCTTTCTTCGTGACAATCCGCGCGGCTGGCATCAGGAGTACTGGCAGCACGTGCATGGGTGCCGGGCGTGGATCTGTGTGACGCGAAATACGATGAGCCACGAGGTGAGGCGGGTCTGTAGCGCCCAAGAGCGGGTGAAGGAGCTTCGTGCGGAGGCCAGCCAATGA
- a CDS encoding LysR substrate-binding domain-containing protein, which yields MRYGPYPLPPLKTLPAFEAAARLLSFTRAADELALTQGAISRQIRNLEERLGTQLFERGERKLKLTMAGQRYADVVVDALNSIAAATEDLREEGEEGPLTIGATSAMASLWLMPRINRYRARDPDLPIRVMATDFDLPEASGDIDLVISYSRNAPPEQEACMLFEEAIFPVCSPDFLAVHGNIDSVEKMLNHTLLIHDDDHPDWTGWDVWFQHMGHARFKPKRAVRLNSYSMLLQAAVANQGIALGWQHLVDDLIAAGSLVKLDVGDFPTVGAFYLRPLKTIHADARTGKLMAWLAASGAKLTDNGGI from the coding sequence ATGAGATATGGGCCCTATCCGTTACCACCGCTTAAAACACTGCCCGCCTTCGAGGCTGCTGCCCGGCTGCTTAGCTTCACCAGAGCAGCCGATGAACTCGCATTGACTCAGGGCGCGATCAGTCGGCAGATCCGCAACCTGGAGGAGCGGCTTGGCACGCAGCTATTTGAGCGCGGAGAGCGGAAACTCAAACTCACCATGGCTGGCCAGCGATACGCGGACGTGGTCGTTGATGCCCTGAACAGCATCGCGGCAGCAACAGAGGATCTGCGGGAAGAAGGCGAGGAAGGCCCGTTGACGATTGGTGCAACGAGCGCCATGGCTTCACTGTGGCTTATGCCTCGGATTAATCGCTATCGCGCGCGAGACCCCGACCTTCCCATCCGAGTTATGGCAACCGATTTTGATTTGCCCGAGGCCAGTGGCGATATCGATCTGGTGATCAGCTACTCACGCAACGCCCCACCTGAACAAGAAGCCTGCATGCTGTTCGAAGAAGCAATTTTTCCGGTCTGCTCTCCTGATTTTCTAGCGGTACACGGCAACATCGATAGCGTTGAGAAGATGCTCAACCACACTCTACTGATTCACGACGACGACCACCCTGACTGGACGGGCTGGGACGTTTGGTTTCAGCACATGGGGCACGCACGATTCAAACCAAAGCGAGCCGTGCGACTAAACTCCTACAGCATGCTTTTGCAGGCCGCGGTCGCAAACCAAGGCATCGCCTTAGGTTGGCAACATCTGGTCGATGACCTGATTGCCGCCGGCAGCCTGGTTAAGCTCGACGTCGGCGATTTCCCAACGGTCGGTGCTTTTTATTTGCGCCCTCTGAAGACCATTCATGCAGATGCCCGAACGGGTAAGCTGATGGCGTGGTTAGCTGCATCGGGGGCAAAGCTAACTGATAATGGCGGAATATAA